The following are encoded together in the Nitrospira sp. genome:
- a CDS encoding DUF86 domain-containing protein codes for MADDVVLNKAASIERCLQRILEEYAGNNQNLVANQTKQDAIILNLQRACETAIDLAMYVVNQCRLGTPQESRDAFTLLQTASILPADLATRMQRMVGFRNIAIHGYSRLNLEVVHSIITKQLDDFRAFSSTIVKAPT; via the coding sequence ATGGCTGACGACGTGGTCCTGAATAAAGCAGCCAGCATCGAACGCTGCCTCCAGCGGATCCTCGAAGAGTATGCAGGGAATAATCAGAATCTGGTGGCGAATCAGACCAAGCAAGACGCCATCATCTTAAACCTTCAGCGCGCCTGCGAGACCGCCATTGACCTCGCTATGTACGTGGTCAACCAATGCCGCCTTGGAACCCCGCAGGAAAGCCGTGACGCATTTACGCTATTACAGACCGCCAGCATCCTGCCAGCCGATCTGGCAACCCGCATGCAACGGATGGTCGGCTTCCGCAACATCGCCATTCACGGGTACAGCCGCCTGAACCTGGAAGTGGTTCACTCCATCATTACCAAACAACTCGATGACTTCCGTGCCTTCTCTTCGACGATCGTCAAAGCGCCTACCTAA
- a CDS encoding nucleotidyltransferase domain-containing protein — MDDRTLIKYFRRSVPGLIALYRFGSQAKGSARPDSDVDLALLTRDPIPAMHRFELAQDLAIQLHRDVDLVDLRSASTVMRMQVISTGTCLDAPDEPARREFEMYTYSDYARLNEERRDILKRIAASGVVYG; from the coding sequence ATGGACGATCGCACGCTTATTAAATACTTCAGAAGATCGGTCCCCGGACTCATCGCTCTGTATCGCTTTGGCTCGCAGGCGAAAGGCTCGGCTCGTCCGGACAGCGACGTAGATCTCGCCCTGCTCACACGCGACCCGATTCCCGCGATGCATCGCTTCGAACTGGCTCAAGACCTTGCCATTCAACTCCATCGCGATGTCGATCTCGTCGATTTGCGCAGCGCGTCAACGGTCATGCGAATGCAGGTCATCTCGACAGGTACGTGCCTCGATGCACCGGACGAGCCGGCCAGACGGGAGTTCGAAATGTATACCTATTCGGACTATGCCAGGCTGAATGAGGAACGGCGAGATATCTTGAAGAGAATCGCAGCAAGCGGAGTGGTGTATGGCTGA
- the hisH gene encoding imidazole glycerol phosphate synthase subunit HisH, translating into MIAIIDYGMGNLRSVHKAFEAVGHHAVVTRDVGVIKSASHVVLPGVGAFGDCMANLEQYGLVDAVRMAIQSGKPFLGICLGLQLLFTESEEFGMHKGLDIIPGKVRRFPADPALKVPHMGWNQVNMQRACPVFAGIPNGANWYFVHSYFVDPVETQIAATTTTYGIPFVSSVWKDNVVACQFHPEKSQAVGLQLIKNFGAWT; encoded by the coding sequence ATGATCGCAATCATCGACTACGGCATGGGCAATTTGCGCAGTGTCCACAAGGCGTTTGAGGCCGTCGGCCATCATGCGGTGGTGACACGCGATGTGGGCGTGATCAAGAGCGCCAGTCATGTCGTGTTACCCGGAGTCGGAGCGTTCGGCGATTGTATGGCCAACCTCGAACAGTATGGGCTGGTTGATGCCGTTCGCATGGCGATTCAGTCGGGTAAACCGTTTCTGGGCATTTGTCTGGGGCTTCAACTGCTGTTCACGGAAAGTGAAGAGTTCGGCATGCATAAGGGCCTGGACATTATTCCAGGCAAGGTGCGCAGGTTTCCCGCTGATCCCGCGTTGAAAGTTCCTCATATGGGATGGAACCAGGTGAATATGCAGCGTGCCTGCCCGGTGTTTGCCGGGATCCCGAACGGCGCGAACTGGTATTTTGTTCATTCGTATTTCGTCGATCCTGTCGAGACGCAGATTGCGGCGACAACGACAACCTACGGAATCCCCTTTGTCTCGAGCGTGTGGAAGGACAACGTGGTGGCCTGCCAATTTCATCCCGAGAAGAGCCAGGCGGTCGGCTTGCAGCTGATCAAGAATTTCGGGGCCTGGACGTGA
- the hisA gene encoding 1-(5-phosphoribosyl)-5-[(5-phosphoribosylamino)methylideneamino]imidazole-4-carboxamide isomerase yields MLVIPAIDLKDGRCVRLRQGDMAAETVYSEDVPAVARKWQQGGAGLIHVVDLNGAVDGEPRNLPQIEAVMKTVSVKVQVGGGIRTIETVRRYLNAGVSRVVLGTAALTDRAFLEQACKEFPQRILLGLDARDGKVAVKGWTAVSETKAIDLLKDLAGLAISAVIYTDISRDGMLSGPNIPALQEVVDQSAFPVIASGGITRVEDLQAVHALGPRIEGAIVGKAMYDGKLDYAAAVAALGARC; encoded by the coding sequence GTGCTTGTGATTCCAGCCATCGATTTGAAAGACGGGCGTTGTGTGCGGTTGCGCCAGGGCGATATGGCCGCAGAGACGGTGTATTCGGAGGATGTCCCGGCGGTGGCTCGAAAGTGGCAGCAAGGCGGGGCAGGCCTCATTCATGTCGTCGATTTAAACGGGGCGGTCGACGGTGAGCCCCGGAATCTTCCGCAGATCGAAGCGGTGATGAAGACAGTGAGTGTGAAGGTGCAGGTCGGCGGCGGCATTCGCACGATCGAGACGGTGCGGCGTTATCTCAATGCCGGGGTTTCGCGCGTGGTGCTCGGAACCGCGGCGCTTACGGATCGCGCATTTCTTGAGCAGGCCTGCAAAGAGTTTCCTCAGCGCATTCTGCTCGGGCTCGACGCGCGTGACGGCAAGGTGGCGGTGAAGGGGTGGACGGCCGTATCGGAAACAAAGGCCATCGATTTGCTTAAAGACCTGGCCGGGCTCGCGATCAGCGCGGTGATCTATACCGACATTTCCCGCGATGGCATGCTGAGCGGGCCTAACATACCGGCGTTGCAAGAGGTGGTCGACCAGTCCGCCTTCCCCGTCATTGCCTCGGGTGGCATCACGCGCGTAGAGGATCTGCAAGCGGTTCACGCGCTCGGCCCACGCATTGAAGGCGCGATCGTCGGGAAGGCGATGTATGACGGGAAGTTGGATTATGCCGCAGCGGTTGCGGCCTTGGGCGCACGATGCTGA
- the hisF gene encoding imidazole glycerol phosphate synthase subunit HisF, translating into MLTKRIIPCLDVKDGRVVKGVSFVNLRDAGDPVEVAAVYDREGADELCFLDITASHENRKTIIDVVEQTAARVFMPVTVGGGVRTLDDIRALLNAGADKVSINTAAVQRPEFVREAAQKFGTQCIVVAIDAKRGITPGRWEVFTHGGRKATGLDAVEWAKRMETYGAGEILLTSMDQDGQQSGYDLGLTAAVSEAASIPVIASGGVGTLEHLYDGFTKGKADAVLAASIFHFRTYTIPQAKEYLREKGVPVRLDHAVPVA; encoded by the coding sequence ATGCTGACGAAACGAATCATTCCTTGCCTTGATGTCAAGGATGGCCGGGTGGTGAAGGGTGTCAGCTTCGTCAATCTTCGCGATGCGGGCGATCCGGTAGAAGTGGCGGCGGTCTATGATCGGGAAGGGGCGGACGAGCTGTGTTTTCTCGATATCACCGCGTCGCATGAAAATCGGAAGACGATTATCGACGTGGTCGAACAAACCGCCGCGCGTGTGTTCATGCCCGTGACTGTCGGCGGCGGGGTTCGGACGCTCGATGACATCCGCGCCTTGCTCAATGCCGGCGCCGATAAGGTGAGCATCAATACGGCGGCGGTTCAACGGCCGGAATTTGTACGGGAGGCGGCGCAGAAATTCGGGACTCAGTGTATCGTCGTCGCGATCGATGCGAAGCGCGGTATCACGCCCGGTCGATGGGAAGTCTTTACGCATGGCGGGCGAAAAGCCACCGGGCTCGATGCGGTGGAGTGGGCGAAACGGATGGAAACCTACGGGGCGGGAGAGATCTTGCTGACGAGCATGGATCAAGACGGCCAGCAAAGCGGCTATGATTTAGGGCTGACGGCGGCGGTGTCAGAAGCCGCCTCGATTCCGGTGATCGCGTCAGGCGGAGTCGGCACGCTCGAGCATCTCTACGACGGATTTACGAAGGGGAAGGCCGATGCGGTGCTGGCGGCCTCGATTTTTCATTTCCGGACGTATACGATTCCGCAGGCCAAAGAATATTTACGTGAGAAAGGCGTGCCGGTGCGGCTTGATCACGCCGTACCGGTTGCGTGA
- the hisIE gene encoding bifunctional phosphoribosyl-AMP cyclohydrolase/phosphoribosyl-ATP diphosphatase HisIE: MRKACRCGLITPYRLRDIMGQGDGAQAFKFDAQGLIPAVVQDWLDGTVLMVGYMNQDALNQTVATKTVHFWSRSRQKLWEKGETSGHKLHVKTLYVDCDRDTILVKAQPVGPTCHTGERACFFTPLDESGGVGPGKTDEAAGGILEAVLRTIETRRANPQPGSYTTKLFEGGHDKILKKVAEEAGEVLLASKGGKKEEIVYEIADLFFHTLMVLGYHDIPLSVIYQELAKRFGKSGLRTEQ, from the coding sequence GTGAGAAAGGCGTGCCGGTGCGGCTTGATCACGCCGTACCGGTTGCGTGACATCATGGGACAAGGCGACGGGGCACAGGCTTTCAAGTTTGATGCGCAGGGGCTGATTCCAGCCGTTGTGCAGGACTGGCTGGACGGAACGGTCCTGATGGTCGGGTATATGAACCAGGACGCGTTGAATCAAACCGTCGCCACCAAGACGGTTCACTTCTGGAGCCGGTCGCGCCAGAAGCTCTGGGAGAAGGGGGAAACATCGGGGCACAAACTCCATGTGAAAACCCTCTATGTGGATTGTGATCGCGATACCATTCTCGTGAAGGCGCAACCGGTTGGACCGACTTGTCACACCGGAGAACGGGCCTGTTTTTTCACGCCGCTGGATGAGTCGGGTGGGGTGGGCCCCGGTAAAACCGATGAGGCTGCAGGCGGCATTCTTGAGGCGGTGCTGCGGACGATCGAGACGCGGCGGGCCAATCCCCAGCCGGGGTCGTATACGACAAAGTTATTTGAGGGGGGGCACGACAAGATCCTCAAGAAAGTGGCAGAAGAAGCCGGCGAAGTGCTGCTGGCGTCGAAGGGCGGAAAGAAAGAGGAAATCGTTTACGAGATCGCCGATCTGTTTTTTCATACGCTCATGGTCTTAGGCTACCATGACATTCCTCTGTCCGTGATCTATCAAGAGTTAGCGAAGCGGTTTGGGAAGTCCGGCCTCAGGACGGAACAATAG
- a CDS encoding histidine triad nucleotide-binding protein gives MSTCIFCRIVDGSIPAKVVYQDEHTLAFDDVSPQAPVHTLVIPKRHVAAVQDFGEEDQALLGRLLLTCRQVATDKGLAEPGYRIVANTGRDGGQTVLHLHFHVLGGRHLGWPPG, from the coding sequence GTGAGTACCTGTATTTTTTGCCGTATCGTCGATGGCAGCATTCCCGCAAAAGTGGTGTATCAGGACGAGCATACATTAGCGTTCGATGATGTCAGCCCTCAGGCACCCGTTCACACCTTGGTCATTCCAAAGCGGCATGTCGCAGCCGTTCAGGATTTCGGCGAGGAAGATCAAGCGTTGCTTGGCCGCTTGCTCTTGACTTGTCGGCAGGTTGCCACAGACAAGGGCCTTGCCGAACCGGGTTATCGAATTGTGGCCAATACAGGGCGAGACGGAGGGCAAACCGTTTTGCACCTGCATTTTCATGTACTTGGCGGTCGTCACCTCGGCTGGCCTCCAGGCTAG
- the dnaG gene encoding DNA primase, whose protein sequence is MGRGLISDDIINQIRDRIDIADIVGHHVSLTRAGQNLKGLCPFHQEKSPSFTVSPSRQIFHCFGCGAGGNVFSFLTRITGASFPEVVRDLGRKVGIEVQESAGVNPQAAQFGRIEQVNQAASSWFHKNLQDARAGEPARAYLAERGIEPATITRFAIGVALGEWEALIKALTHQGFTAGDLAAAGLTVAREQAGKGATGFYDRFRARVMFPIVDLRKRVVGFGGRTLGDGTPKYLNSPDTPLFKKGQTLFAFDQAREAIARTKTVIVVEGYFDAIALHQAGITHTVATLGTALTAEHIQALRRFATNVVLLFDPDAAGVRAALRGLDLFVNSGLGVKVVTLPDGDDPDTYVRKAGAEAFAQLEAAAPSLLDYALEHSVKEAESGSLEGRIRSVDEILRILQKSEHPIEREERLRVVAERLGINQQRLIERYPALIAEQRKTAGVPAPSPKPVPAFKGVPEERDLAFLLLQGKLSPADIRRLKPELFSIPACQKLVACALEHLGADGRVEVRAFLDAAMDDPDCGTLATEFSLRDDHFDDLSEHIKGCLDQLDRKRSEAAMRELISRLKGAEREGRWEDVQSINLQVNELQMRKAGTPVAGTVSLVKE, encoded by the coding sequence GTGGGCCGAGGCCTGATTTCTGACGACATCATCAATCAGATTCGTGACCGGATCGATATCGCGGATATCGTCGGCCATCATGTCTCGCTCACTAGAGCAGGACAGAATCTCAAGGGGTTGTGCCCGTTCCATCAGGAAAAAAGTCCGTCGTTTACGGTGAGTCCCTCACGGCAGATTTTTCATTGTTTCGGCTGTGGGGCCGGCGGCAATGTGTTTTCGTTTTTGACGCGAATTACGGGAGCCAGTTTCCCTGAAGTCGTGCGTGATCTCGGTCGAAAGGTCGGGATTGAGGTTCAGGAGTCGGCCGGGGTCAATCCGCAGGCTGCTCAGTTCGGGCGTATCGAGCAAGTGAACCAGGCCGCGTCTTCGTGGTTTCACAAGAATCTACAGGATGCAAGAGCCGGGGAGCCCGCACGAGCTTATCTCGCCGAGCGGGGCATCGAACCGGCCACGATTACGCGATTTGCCATCGGTGTGGCGTTGGGGGAATGGGAAGCCTTGATCAAGGCGTTGACGCATCAAGGGTTTACGGCAGGTGATCTGGCGGCGGCCGGGTTGACCGTTGCGCGGGAGCAGGCGGGGAAAGGGGCCACGGGCTTCTATGATCGATTCAGAGCCCGCGTCATGTTTCCGATCGTCGATTTGCGCAAGCGTGTGGTGGGATTCGGCGGAAGGACGCTCGGAGACGGCACACCCAAGTATTTGAATTCTCCTGATACGCCGTTATTCAAGAAGGGGCAGACGCTGTTTGCCTTCGACCAGGCGCGCGAGGCGATCGCTCGAACGAAGACCGTGATTGTGGTGGAAGGCTATTTCGATGCGATTGCGTTGCATCAGGCCGGGATCACCCATACCGTAGCCACGCTCGGCACGGCGCTGACGGCGGAGCACATTCAAGCCCTCCGGCGGTTTGCGACGAATGTCGTATTGCTGTTCGATCCGGATGCCGCCGGTGTGCGAGCGGCGCTGCGAGGATTGGATTTGTTTGTGAACAGCGGTCTCGGGGTCAAGGTCGTGACATTACCGGACGGAGACGACCCTGACACGTACGTTCGGAAAGCCGGAGCAGAGGCGTTTGCGCAACTCGAGGCGGCGGCTCCGAGCCTGTTAGACTATGCGTTGGAGCATAGCGTGAAAGAGGCCGAGTCCGGATCGCTCGAAGGCCGGATCCGCAGTGTGGATGAAATATTACGCATCCTTCAGAAGAGCGAACATCCGATCGAACGGGAAGAACGGCTGCGAGTGGTTGCGGAGCGTCTGGGGATCAATCAGCAGCGCTTGATTGAACGGTATCCGGCATTAATAGCTGAGCAGCGGAAGACTGCCGGGGTGCCGGCCCCATCACCGAAACCCGTTCCGGCTTTCAAGGGCGTTCCCGAGGAGCGGGATCTCGCCTTTTTGCTGTTGCAGGGGAAATTGTCTCCGGCGGATATTCGCCGGTTGAAGCCCGAGCTCTTTTCAATCCCGGCCTGCCAGAAGCTCGTGGCTTGTGCGTTGGAGCATTTGGGAGCGGATGGACGCGTTGAAGTGCGAGCGTTCCTTGATGCGGCGATGGACGATCCAGATTGTGGGACGTTGGCCACCGAATTCTCGCTGCGGGACGACCATTTCGACGATCTCTCGGAGCATATCAAGGGCTGCCTGGATCAGCTGGACCGGAAACGTTCCGAGGCGGCCATGCGCGAGCTCATCTCACGCCTCAAAGGGGCTGAACGTGAAGGACGTTGGGAAGACGTGCAGTCGATCAATCTGCAAGTGAATGAATTGCAAATGCGGAAAGCCGGCACGCCAGTCGCCGGCACAGTCTCATTGGTGAAGGAGTAG
- the rpoD gene encoding RNA polymerase sigma factor RpoD, whose product MAKQELLGEVKKLITIGKEKGFLTYDELNNTLPAEVVSSDQFGSIMTMFGELDIEIVDAPDGERTQKRTERGEAADDTEEAETETEAEAEEENEKPIDLTPGALSRTDDPVRLYLKEMGSVALLSREGEIEIAKRIEEGKKEVASVIYGLPMTIEFVLALRDQLKDGKIDVREIVPVKETEEELEEEQQPIERDYEELRVKTLEALNTVRKVSLSLKALVEKEKSLGSDPAKQKQYKKQFDLARQQVVDKIESVNLHGVLKDRMVQRVRDLAVQFRMAEREVASCQRRIGIGGEAGAEQLRKMCRTRPDFLAVRRKAGVSEETLSDIKKIYQAAKARIRQLETEEALVPAEEIKDAVKHLDVAEDKVKRGKAELVEANLRLVVSIAKKYTNRGLQFLDLIQEGNIGLMKAVDKFEYQRGYKFSTYATWWIRQAITRAIADQARTIRIPVHMIETINKLIRTSRHLVQKLGREPLPEEIAERMDLPLDKVRKILKIAREPISLETPIGEEEDSHLGDFIEDKKAVSPLEAAIRYDLQRQINSALETLTPREEKVLRKRFGIGEATDHTLEEVGQDFEVTRERIRQIEAKALRKLRHPSRSKKLRSFVESV is encoded by the coding sequence ATGGCGAAGCAAGAGTTGCTCGGCGAGGTGAAGAAACTCATTACGATCGGGAAGGAAAAAGGATTCCTGACCTACGATGAGTTGAATAACACCCTGCCGGCGGAGGTGGTGTCCTCCGACCAGTTCGGCAGCATCATGACGATGTTCGGCGAATTGGACATTGAGATTGTGGATGCGCCGGATGGCGAGCGGACACAGAAGCGGACGGAGCGGGGTGAGGCCGCCGACGATACGGAGGAAGCGGAGACCGAGACCGAGGCGGAAGCCGAGGAAGAAAACGAAAAACCGATCGATCTCACGCCCGGAGCCTTGAGCCGCACCGACGATCCCGTTCGTCTGTATTTGAAGGAAATGGGCAGCGTCGCCTTGCTGAGCCGCGAAGGGGAAATTGAGATCGCCAAGCGGATCGAAGAAGGAAAGAAGGAAGTGGCGTCGGTGATCTACGGATTGCCCATGACGATCGAGTTTGTGCTGGCCCTGCGCGATCAGCTCAAGGATGGAAAGATCGATGTGCGCGAGATCGTGCCGGTAAAAGAAACCGAGGAGGAGCTCGAAGAGGAGCAGCAGCCGATCGAGCGGGACTATGAAGAGCTGCGCGTGAAGACGCTGGAGGCGTTGAACACGGTCCGGAAAGTCTCATTGTCGCTGAAGGCCCTCGTCGAGAAAGAAAAGTCTCTCGGGAGTGATCCGGCGAAGCAAAAGCAATACAAGAAGCAGTTCGATCTGGCCCGGCAGCAGGTCGTCGACAAGATCGAGTCGGTGAATTTGCACGGCGTCCTGAAGGATCGCATGGTCCAGCGTGTGCGCGATCTGGCCGTGCAGTTCCGGATGGCCGAGCGGGAAGTGGCGAGCTGTCAGCGGCGCATTGGAATCGGCGGCGAGGCCGGTGCCGAGCAGCTGAGGAAAATGTGCCGGACGAGGCCGGACTTTCTGGCCGTCAGGCGAAAGGCCGGAGTGTCCGAGGAGACCCTCTCGGACATCAAGAAAATCTATCAGGCGGCGAAGGCACGGATCAGGCAGCTGGAAACGGAAGAGGCCTTGGTTCCGGCAGAAGAAATCAAAGATGCTGTGAAGCATCTGGATGTCGCCGAGGATAAGGTCAAGCGCGGGAAGGCGGAGCTGGTTGAGGCCAATCTGCGCCTTGTGGTGAGCATTGCCAAGAAGTATACGAACCGAGGATTGCAGTTTCTGGATCTCATCCAGGAAGGCAATATCGGGTTGATGAAGGCGGTGGATAAGTTTGAGTATCAGCGTGGCTACAAGTTCAGTACCTATGCGACCTGGTGGATCCGGCAGGCGATTACCAGGGCGATTGCGGATCAGGCCCGTACGATCCGCATTCCCGTGCACATGATCGAAACGATCAATAAATTGATCCGGACCTCCCGGCATCTCGTCCAGAAGCTGGGCCGTGAGCCGTTGCCGGAGGAAATCGCCGAGCGGATGGACTTGCCCCTCGACAAGGTCCGGAAGATTCTCAAGATCGCGCGCGAGCCGATTTCTCTGGAGACGCCGATCGGGGAAGAAGAAGACAGCCATTTGGGCGACTTTATCGAGGACAAGAAGGCGGTCTCCCCGCTGGAAGCCGCGATCCGGTACGATTTGCAGCGCCAGATCAACAGTGCGCTGGAAACATTGACCCCGCGCGAAGAAAAAGTCTTGCGCAAGCGGTTTGGGATCGGCGAAGCCACCGACCACACGCTGGAAGAAGTCGGGCAGGATTTTGAAGTGACTCGTGAGCGTATCCGGCAAATCGAAGCCAAAGCACTGCGCAAGTTGCGGCATCCAAGCCGGAGCAAAAAGCTGCGAAGCTTTGTCGAAAGCGTGTAA
- a CDS encoding C4-type zinc ribbon domain-containing protein has translation MSQKLSPLLALQKLDLRILEITEQRRKIPERLNIAEAPLREDTQLLTDAKTGVDALVKERRTHEKDLEMHEAQTEKMKSHAASLKTNKEYQAHLFEIELANKKRGEFEEKILVSMDKIDQLQGTIKELQGKVNAAQAVFSKEKQALDAADKELATELAQLEAEQRAAAKQIDPNLLARYTHIKLSRKDGAIAAVREGMCAGCRLQIPPQLIAQVRRSDDLHVCPYCRRMLYWEGEIPTESASALSVARKNDLEVGESV, from the coding sequence TTGAGCCAGAAACTGTCCCCCCTGCTCGCCCTGCAAAAACTGGATCTCCGCATTCTGGAGATTACTGAACAGCGTCGGAAGATCCCTGAGCGGCTGAATATCGCCGAAGCGCCGCTTCGCGAGGATACGCAGTTGCTGACCGACGCGAAGACGGGGGTTGACGCGCTGGTGAAAGAGCGGCGTACCCACGAAAAAGACCTTGAAATGCACGAAGCGCAGACCGAGAAAATGAAGTCGCACGCCGCGAGTCTGAAAACGAACAAGGAGTATCAAGCGCACCTGTTCGAAATTGAATTGGCGAACAAAAAACGTGGAGAGTTCGAAGAAAAGATCTTGGTCTCAATGGACAAGATCGACCAGCTGCAAGGGACGATCAAAGAGCTGCAGGGGAAAGTGAATGCGGCACAGGCCGTGTTTTCCAAGGAAAAACAAGCGCTCGATGCGGCGGACAAGGAGCTCGCCACGGAGCTGGCGCAGCTTGAGGCTGAACAGCGCGCGGCGGCGAAACAGATCGACCCCAATCTGCTTGCGCGCTATACGCATATCAAGTTGTCCCGGAAAGACGGGGCGATTGCTGCCGTGCGTGAAGGGATGTGCGCCGGATGCCGGCTCCAGATCCCGCCGCAGTTGATCGCGCAAGTCAGACGATCCGACGATCTCCACGTATGCCCCTACTGCCGCCGGATGCTCTATTGGGAAGGCGAGATCCCGACCGAATCCGCTTCAGCCCTGAGTGTCGCCAGGAAGAACGACCTGGAAGTCGGGGAGTCGGTCTAA
- the rnhC gene encoding ribonuclease HIII, with translation MAVTHTSVERIGIDESGKGDYFGPLVIAAVFVDAVTQGELALMQVRDSKKISDGRILDMAPDIKTICPHSIVAIGPQKYNELYAKIKNLNRLLAWGHARALENLLDKVSCGRAIADQFGDERLILSALQAKGRTIVLEQRPKAESDIAVAAASILARAEFLIRLKRLSEEVGTTLPKGASATVELAARMVIKKHGQERLGNVAKLHFKTTQAVLAGLA, from the coding sequence GTGGCAGTTACCCATACATCGGTCGAACGTATCGGCATCGACGAATCGGGAAAAGGCGACTACTTCGGCCCGCTCGTCATCGCCGCCGTTTTTGTGGACGCCGTCACCCAAGGCGAGCTGGCTCTCATGCAGGTGCGGGACAGCAAGAAAATCTCGGACGGTCGGATCCTCGACATGGCGCCGGATATCAAAACCATCTGCCCCCACAGCATCGTCGCCATTGGCCCGCAGAAATACAATGAGCTGTACGCGAAGATTAAGAACTTGAATCGCTTGCTGGCCTGGGGCCACGCCCGTGCCCTGGAAAACCTGCTCGACAAGGTGTCGTGCGGTCGAGCGATTGCGGATCAATTCGGAGATGAGCGGCTGATTCTGAGCGCACTCCAAGCCAAGGGCCGCACGATCGTGCTGGAACAGCGGCCAAAAGCCGAGTCTGACATAGCCGTCGCCGCCGCGTCGATCCTCGCGCGCGCAGAGTTTTTGATTCGACTCAAACGATTATCCGAAGAGGTAGGGACGACACTTCCGAAGGGAGCATCAGCCACCGTGGAACTGGCAGCCAGAATGGTGATCAAAAAACACGGACAAGAGCGCCTTGGGAATGTCGCGAAGTTGCACTTCAAAACTACCCAGGCCGTACTGGCAGGACTTGCTTAG
- a CDS encoding M48 family metallopeptidase, with amino-acid sequence MIASIWSMRQVAIGALLGTLLGIGGCETNPYTGRQQLLMTSVDQEMQMGTQAYAQVKNDPKMRQSQDPREIEPVKRVAARIIEAAKRSKYGEMAQQFQWEVTVIKDDKTLNAFALPGGKMAVYTGIFSVAKTEAGLAAVMGHEVVHALARHGAERMSQGQLTNAALQVAGAAAGASGGGGLMSQAAMAALGVGAQVGVLLPFSRKHESEADYIGILLAADAGYDPRESVGLWERMAQLSGGGGPAEFMSTHPGHETRIEQLKQWMPEAMAIYQTKQPVPPMLLPVAP; translated from the coding sequence ATGATAGCCAGCATATGGAGCATGCGACAGGTCGCGATTGGAGCGTTGCTGGGCACGCTGTTGGGGATTGGCGGGTGTGAAACCAATCCTTACACAGGCCGCCAACAACTCCTGATGACGTCAGTGGATCAGGAAATGCAAATGGGTACGCAAGCCTATGCCCAGGTGAAGAACGATCCGAAGATGCGGCAGTCCCAGGATCCCCGTGAGATCGAGCCGGTGAAGCGCGTTGCCGCGCGGATTATTGAAGCAGCCAAACGGTCGAAGTACGGAGAGATGGCACAGCAGTTTCAGTGGGAAGTGACCGTGATTAAGGACGACAAAACGCTGAACGCATTTGCGTTGCCGGGTGGAAAGATGGCGGTCTATACGGGGATCTTTTCGGTTGCCAAGACGGAGGCCGGTCTCGCCGCGGTGATGGGCCATGAAGTCGTTCATGCTCTGGCGCGCCATGGGGCGGAGCGAATGAGTCAGGGGCAATTGACGAACGCCGCCCTGCAGGTAGCGGGAGCAGCAGCCGGCGCCAGCGGCGGCGGTGGGTTGATGTCGCAAGCGGCGATGGCAGCGCTTGGTGTCGGCGCCCAGGTTGGGGTATTGCTTCCGTTTAGCCGGAAGCACGAGTCTGAGGCTGACTATATCGGCATTCTCTTGGCGGCGGATGCAGGCTATGATCCGCGCGAGTCGGTAGGTTTGTGGGAGCGGATGGCGCAGTTATCAGGAGGCGGTGGTCCCGCCGAGTTCATGTCAACCCATCCCGGTCACGAGACACGCATCGAACAGTTGAAGCAATGGATGCCGGAAGCTATGGCCATCTACCAGACGAAACAGCCGGTTCCTCCAATGCTCTTACCCGTGGCCCCATAG